The Candidatus Zixiibacteriota bacterium genomic sequence ACGCCAAGACGAGCTTGCGGACCTTTTCGGGGTGATCGAGCGCCAGTAGCTGCGCGACTCTACCGCCCATCGAATGGCCGACGACAATGGCGTCTTCGGCGCGCAAGTGATTCATCAGACCCGCCAGATCCTCGCAAAACATCTTCGTCGTATAGTCGATCGACGGTTTGCTCGACCGGCCGGTGCCGCGGTAATCATGGATGATCACGCGATGATCCCGGGAGAATTCCGACACCTGGTGAATCTTCCAAACCTCGCCGTCGCAGGCCGTTTCGCTGAGAAACACCATGGGCCGGCCCCGGCCATATTCCTCGTAATAGATTTCGGCGTCGTTTACCTTTACCGTCGGCATCTCCGTTTCTCCTCGCTGCGGGTTTGTGTCAATCGATATATAGTGGAAGCGCTCCGAGCCCGCAAGCAGGCCAGCCTCGAGGCCCGAAGTCCGGGCGCCTCGACCTCGCGGCTGTCGTTGCAGGCGACGGCGTGTGGTGATATGGCAGGCATCTATGCGGGGTGATTCAATGAAAACGATCAGCGCCAAAATTCGAGTCCTTGGTGCCGTCCTTCTCCTGATGGCGGGAGCGGGGCCTGCCGCATCTGGCACGCCGGGTTTGACGAAGGTTACGTTCCCATACGGGCCGCTCGGGCTCAACAGTCTTCCCTGGATGGTCGCGAAAGAAGCTCGCTTGTTTGAAAAACACGGGCTCGACGTGGACATGATCTACGTCGGCGCCTCCGCCGTGATCGTCCAATCGATGCTCTCCGGCTCAGCCGCGATCGCGGGGTTCGGCGGTCCGGCGGTCATCAACAACGTGCTTCGCGGCGGCGACATCATTCAGGTCGCCGCCATGGCGCCCTACTATACGCAGTCCCTGATCGCCCGTCCCGATCTTCACGGTCTTCGAAGCCTCGAAGGAAAGAAAATCGGCATCACCCGCTTCGGTTCGGTAACGGATTTCGCGTTGAAGACGATCATCGAGCATTACAACCTCCGAGACGTCCATGTACTTCAGATGGGCGGCTTCCCCGAGGCCGCGGCCGGGTTGGCGCGCGGGACCATCGACGCGGCGCTGTTTTCTCCGCCACACAACTTTCGTCTGGCCAAAGAGGGATTTCGCGAATTGGTGTCGCCGAAGGATCTGCGCGGTTTCGGCAGCGGTTTTCTCACCCAGGGAATCGTCGCGCGAAAGTCGTTCGGCGTCGTCCATCGCGATGTAGTCTTGCGCCTGATCAAAGCGACCGTCGAAGCGACGAAGTACGCGCTGGCGAACGAAGATTTCACGAAGAACTTAATATCCAAAAACCTCGGAATGAACGATGCCGGCCTCCTGCGCCAAAGTTATCTATACGTCATGGAAACGTTCGTTCGCGAACCGTTCGTGCCGGAAAGCACCGTTCGATCGATGGTGCAGCGCATGGTGCAGGTCAATATGATTGACGCAAAATCGGCGCGATCGATGCCGATAACCGCGTACTTCGACAATTCGTTCGTATCGGAGCTCAAGCAATCCGGATTTCTGGACGGCGTTTGGCGCTAACCGCAGTCGCTTCGCGCCCATTGAATCGTGCAAGCGCTTCCCTCTATTGCCCGAGAACCGCGAGGCACGAGGCGTGAGAAAAGCGTTGTGGAGCCTTCGAACTACCAGCGCGGTTTCGGCGTCTGGCTTCACTTTATTCAGTGGAAGACGCGTAGCGCGCCTTGCACTCAAGGGGCCAAAACCGGGCCGCCGGGGCTGTCCATAGAGTTAACCTGTTCCTTTGATTGCCCCCCGACCTCTTGTCGGGCTTATTTTGATTCTATTTCTTGCAGCGGCTGGAGGTGTTAGCTCGCAGAATCCGAGCAGCACCTCGTCAATTCCATTCTTGACAAGATTCGGTCAGGTAATGGATATTGGGCGAGCCGAACGGAGGCTCGCCGCCCGTTACCGGCCAAAGGGGAGCATGCCATGGATGCGACAGACCGGACCGCTGCCTATGATGTGACCTCGCTGGACGATCTCGCGAAGATTTACGCCAGGCCGTCGCCCCGCATCGCCACCAAGGAGACCGACTACATCACCGAGGTCGGGCGCGCCTTCATCGCGGCATCGCCGTTCCTGGTGCTCGCCACCTCGAACGGAACCAGCCTCGACTGTTCGCCCAAGGGCGATGCGCCGGGCTTCGTGCAGCTGCTCGACGAGCGCACCCTGCTCATCCCCGACCGGCCCGGCAACAACCGCATCGACGGGATGAAGAACCTGATCGTCAACCCGAAGGTCGGTATCATTTCCATGGTCCCGGGATCGAACGAAACCTACCGCGTGAATGGAACCGCGAGGATCAGCACGGACCCGGAGTTGCTGAAGCGATTCGAGGTTTGCGGCAAGCTGCCGCGCGTGGTCATCGTGGTCACCGTCGAGGAAGCCTTCAACCACTGCCCCAAGGCGTTGATCCGGGCGAAGCTGTGGGATGCGGCGGCGCGGCCGAGCGGGGCGCCGACGCACGGCGACTTCGCCGCTGCCCGTGACGGCAAAGACGCTGCCTACGCCAGGGAATACAACGAGAAATACGCCGAGCGCCTGAAAACCGAGCTGTACTGAACGGCCCGGCACGGCGGGAACGGAAAACCGCCTTCGGCGTCGTTCAAAGCTCACCGCACGGCGTGGCTGACCGAGGACCGGCGACCGAAGACGGCACGAACGGAAGTTGCGGATCGCGATTCGTGGATCGCGAAAAAATTTGTCTTCGGGTTCCTGGTCCTTACCTCGAACTTTCGAACCGCCCTGAAGTGGCTTCACCGCCGCGCTCCGCGCGGCCACGGCTTGAACGTAGCGCAGCAGTTGAACGGCTTGAGCCGCCGCTTTGCGGTGCGTGGCCGCGAAGCGGCTTCCTGTTCCTATTTCTGCCCGATCTGCTTCAGTAGCTTCTCCCAGTGTTCGATGTCCTTTTCGTATCTCTCCGTTGTGAGCCCGTGCTCCGGCCGCCAGCGCTTGAACGGTTGCTGCCTGGTCGCGCTGCCGTAGCGGAACTTTTCCAGGACCTTCTGTCCGTCCGGACTCAGGAGAAAGTCGGCCATGAGAACCGCACCGTGGGGATGCGGGGGTCTGAGCGCGATCGCCGCGCTCCCGACGTTGTTGGGCACGAGATCCATCGGGACCCATTCGACTGGCGCGCCTTTCGACGCCGCGAGCCATGTGTGGCTCTGGAAGATCGCCGGCGAGGCGGCGACCTCGCCGGAGGCGATCACGTTGACGAGCGCCGGAGCGTCGAGGCTGTAGAGCTTGATTTGCTGCTCCTTCAGCTTCCTTAAGAACTCTTCCCCCCTGGACTTGATCATCGCGCCGATGGCCCGGGTTCCGGACGCTCCTCCCAGCGGCATGCCCATCTTGCCTTTGAGGTCCGGGTGGAGAAGGCCGTCGAAATTCTTGGGCACCGCGGCGGCCGGCAGGAGGTTCTTGTTGTAGGTAAAGCCGATGTAGGATTCGCGGGCGAGCGCCCAGTAGTAGAGCCCGTTTCCCGCCGGCTCCTTGGCGTCGTCGGGATAGGCTTTGAGCATCGGTGAATTGTAAGGCTGGAGCAGCCGGGAGTCGCGCATGAACATCAGGTTGCCCTCGGTGGTCTCGATCGTGTCCACGAGATAACGCCCGGCTTTGTACTCTTCGGTCATGCGGACGAACAGGTCGGCGCCGCCGGCGCGGTAGACCTCGACCTTAACGCCGGGGTATTTGGCTTCAAAGGCCGTGATGAGCGCTTTGTACGAACCGCCGGCGAGCGAGGTGTACCACATCAACTTTCCTTCGGCCTTGGCGCCGGCGTAGAGCATCTGCTCTCGGTCCGCGCCCATGTAGCTCACCAGCTCGGTCAGGCTCGCCGGCTTGCGCGTCTGCACCCAGGCCAGCGACGGAGAAAGGAAAAGGGCGAAAAGGATCAGTGCGACGACTCTCATTTTCAAGCCCTCCTGGACGGGTAGGGATTCGCGCTAGCCGCCCTATATCGCCGCCGGAGGTTCGAGTCAACGCGATCCTGCGGCTTTGAACCAGCAGATCCGGCTCTGCGGCAGGCGGGTGGGACCGCCTTCGGCGCCGTTCAAACCCCCGCAGCGAAAGAACGAATCGCGGGAAAAATGCAGAAGCCACGGGAAGAGAACGATTCCTCCCGCAAAGACGCGAAGGCCGCAAAGAAAAGACCGGGCCCGAGAGCGACGGACCGGAGGCCGAAGGTCCGCACGAACTAAAACCGGGAACTGGAAACCGCCCTGGGGCGACCGTTCAAACCGTTCGAACGGTTCGAGCGGTTCAAGCCGTACGAGCGCGGTCCCCGCATGGCGGTTCAAGGAGAAACGAAGAATCGAGTTTCTCGTAATCCGCAATCCGAAGTTTACGCACTGCTCACTGCTTTCTCTTCACTGCTGAGTCACTGGAGAAACCCCCGGACTCGGCCGTTGCGCCTCGTTCGGGGAACCTCCACGTTTCGAGAATTCTCGAAAGGCGGAAAGGACGAAGTCGCGAGCAGAGGGTCGCTCCGGTCCCGTTGGGCCGCTCCGCGGCCGTTCAAGTTCGAGGAAAAACCCGGAACCAGAAACCGGGAGTCAGGAACCAGGCCACGCCGGGAGGCCGTCTGGAACTGGCCCGGACCCGCCTGCTAGGCTCCAAAGGAAGGCCGATCGAACCTGCAGCCTTCGGCCGTGAGAAGGAGGACCCCTATGTTTTTCCTTTCAGTTCTCTGTTCTCTGTTCGTGGCTTCATCCGTCGCCGCCGCAAACCAGACATGGACCGTTCGCCCCGGCGACAACCTCGAGATCGTCTCGATGACTCTGCAGATCCCGCAGGAAGAAATCAGGCGCCACAATCCCGGGATCTCCGAGACCGGTCTCCAAATCGGCCAAAGGCTCAAGCTGCCGCTTCGTTCCTACCCGGAAAGCGCCGGGCTCGAACGGGACCTCGACGAAAAGGCCTCGCGAATCGCGGACCTCGAAAGCAGGCAGAGCGATCTGGAGAACCGGCTCGCAGGCGCGCAATCACGGCTCCGCTGGCATCCGGTCTGGTTCTGGGGGTTCTGGATCTGTTTCGGCGTTATCGCGTTCATAACGGCCGGCTCCTTTTGGATTTTCCGCCAGACGCATCCGAAGGTTCTCGAAAAACCGCGCGAACGGACCATCGAGGACCTGAAAGCGAGCCAGACGCGGCTTCGGTCCTCGTTCTCGTTCGATGCTCGATGAAGAAGGCCGAGGACGGGCAGACCGAGGACCGGGGCCCGAAAACCGGGAAAGACCGCCTTCGACGGCGTTCAAACCGTTCGACTAGCTCAAACCGCGCCGCCGAAGCCGCGGGGATACAAAGCGGTTTGCTTTAGAGTGTCAACCATTTACCCGCATTTGCGCGGTTTGAATTGTCAAGGATTTGCTCGGCTTTTCTACTGCTGACTGGTGCGCTTCGCCGTTCGGAAGCCTTCCATTCCCTATTCGTTGATCTCACCCTTCCCGCCTCCAACCGCCACCAGGAGTCTCTCCGCCAGGATCGAGATCGCCTCCCGCATAACGAGCTTCTTCAGCCATTTTTTCGGTATTCCGGATTCGCCGTAGTAGGCGCCAGCCACCTGGCCGCAAACTGCCGCGGTCGTGTCGGCGTCGTCTCCGAGATTGGCCGCCTTTAAAATCGCGGCCTCGAACGTGTCCGTTCGCAGGAAACACCAGAGGGCGGCCTCCAGACTTTCGATCACATAACCCGTGCCACGAATCTCGGCGATCGATTTATCCCGATACGTGCCCCTCGCGATGATCGCGATCGTCGGCTCGCCGATCCAGGACCCTTCTCCACCGAAAAGAACGTCTTCTTTCCGTGTCCCGGCAAGCGCGCAGCATATCACACCAGCCAGCAGACGGCACGCGTCGATGCACTCTGGAGCGGCGTGCGTGGTCCGCGAGCTTTCTGCAGCGTAGTGAGTCGCCGCACCCACGTCGGGATAGTAGAACAGCGGCACGGGAGCAAGCCGCATGAT encodes the following:
- a CDS encoding ADP-ribosylglycohydrolase family protein, with amino-acid sequence MDIRDRFRGCLLGLAVGDAVGTALEFKEPGSFKPIRDMVGGGPFRLRPGEWTDDTSMALCLATSLVEKNGFDPKDQMDRYCRWWKEGYLSSNGRCFDIGNTVAAALRRYMQTGDPLAGLTSPYSAGNGSIMRLAPVPLFYYPDVGAATHYAAESSRTTHAAPECIDACRLLAGVICCALAGTRKEDVLFGGEGSWIGEPTIAIIARGTYRDKSIAEIRGTGYVIESLEAALWCFLRTDTFEAAILKAANLGDDADTTAAVCGQVAGAYYGESGIPKKWLKKLVMREAISILAERLLVAVGGGKGEINE
- a CDS encoding extracellular solute-binding protein; the encoded protein is MRVVALILFALFLSPSLAWVQTRKPASLTELVSYMGADREQMLYAGAKAEGKLMWYTSLAGGSYKALITAFEAKYPGVKVEVYRAGGADLFVRMTEEYKAGRYLVDTIETTEGNLMFMRDSRLLQPYNSPMLKAYPDDAKEPAGNGLYYWALARESYIGFTYNKNLLPAAAVPKNFDGLLHPDLKGKMGMPLGGASGTRAIGAMIKSRGEEFLRKLKEQQIKLYSLDAPALVNVIASGEVAASPAIFQSHTWLAASKGAPVEWVPMDLVPNNVGSAAIALRPPHPHGAVLMADFLLSPDGQKVLEKFRYGSATRQQPFKRWRPEHGLTTERYEKDIEHWEKLLKQIGQK
- a CDS encoding MSMEG_1061 family FMN-dependent PPOX-type flavoprotein is translated as MDATDRTAAYDVTSLDDLAKIYARPSPRIATKETDYITEVGRAFIAASPFLVLATSNGTSLDCSPKGDAPGFVQLLDERTLLIPDRPGNNRIDGMKNLIVNPKVGIISMVPGSNETYRVNGTARISTDPELLKRFEVCGKLPRVVIVVTVEEAFNHCPKALIRAKLWDAAARPSGAPTHGDFAAARDGKDAAYAREYNEKYAERLKTELY
- a CDS encoding LysM domain-containing protein, which encodes MFFLSVLCSLFVASSVAAANQTWTVRPGDNLEIVSMTLQIPQEEIRRHNPGISETGLQIGQRLKLPLRSYPESAGLERDLDEKASRIADLESRQSDLENRLAGAQSRLRWHPVWFWGFWICFGVIAFITAGSFWIFRQTHPKVLEKPRERTIEDLKASQTRLRSSFSFDAR
- a CDS encoding ABC transporter substrate-binding protein, translated to MVIWQASMRGDSMKTISAKIRVLGAVLLLMAGAGPAASGTPGLTKVTFPYGPLGLNSLPWMVAKEARLFEKHGLDVDMIYVGASAVIVQSMLSGSAAIAGFGGPAVINNVLRGGDIIQVAAMAPYYTQSLIARPDLHGLRSLEGKKIGITRFGSVTDFALKTIIEHYNLRDVHVLQMGGFPEAAAGLARGTIDAALFSPPHNFRLAKEGFRELVSPKDLRGFGSGFLTQGIVARKSFGVVHRDVVLRLIKATVEATKYALANEDFTKNLISKNLGMNDAGLLRQSYLYVMETFVREPFVPESTVRSMVQRMVQVNMIDAKSARSMPITAYFDNSFVSELKQSGFLDGVWR